agttctgtttaattaagattttcttatcacctgctatgttaatagcttgctagaccctgcaagagcctcctgtatgtgattaaagttcaatctagagattgagatacaattatttaaggtaaattacatctgtttgaaagtgaaaccattttttttttcatgcaggctctgtcaatcatagccaggggaggtgtggctagggctgcataaacagaaacaaagtgatttaactcctaaatgacagagaattgagcagtgaaattgcaggggaatgatctatacactaaaactgctttatgtagctaaagtcatttaggtgactatagtgttcctttaagttcaagATAAATTAATAATTGGGCAGCATTTACAACAATGTCAAACACTACCCAGTTTGTAGAATAAAGGCATGCAATATAGTCTGTTTGTACATGAAAAAAACGTGTCCTGGTTTTCTACCTTTAGAAATGAGTTCTAATCATTGTACTTATTTCCAACAGATATAAGCATGGACAGAGTTAGAACCAACGGATTATGCTCCTTCACATCGCCAGACTGCTTCACTGAATCTAAACAAAATAACCAGAGACACGTAGAACCAACTTTATTCAAACCGAGCCCTACAACGCAGAAAACGGTTATAAATGCAACAGACAAAGAGGTTTCATATGAAAAAGGAAATATTACTGATGTTTATAAACCCAGAGGACATACACAGAGGGAACATTCATCCACTGTTATTAATAAGGAATCTACCTCAGATGAATGTAGGACTTCCTCCGCCATGGACATTTATACAGTCAcagaacacacacagacagaatgtcCGTCTACTGATGTCAAGGGGGACTCCGGCTCATCTAAAGCTAGAAATGTAGCGAACACTGACATTTATACACCCACAGCACATACGCAGATGGAATGTGCATCAACTCCTATTAAGAAGGAATCGGCCTCACATGGATCATCCGTGTGTAGTGATGGAAAAATCACCCACACGGACCGTTATGCAACCAGGGAACACACAGAAATAGAATATACTCCGATTAACAAAGACTCCACAACACACGAAGAAAGCAATCTCACTGATGTTTTTCTAACTGCAGAGCACGCATCTATCCCTTTTGTGGAGCAAAGCAACACAATGAGTCAGAAATTGAATGTAAACAAAGACTCGCAGGTAAGGACGTACGACGAGTTTAATAAAACATCTACTACTCCTCCACAAAATTCAAGTGCGTTAGAAAGAATTTACACAAACTCTGGGTATAAAACATTTTTCAGTATCCACTCAGATCGTGTTAAACAACAAGGAATTCCAATAGACCAGAAGACCAGTGAAGTAAAAGAACCGTTCCTATGCAAAGCCTGTGGAAGAGGCTTTGATGAAGAAGGCCTTCTCAAACTTCATTGGATAACCCACCTTGGAGAGAGAACCTttacatgttctgaatgtggggaGCATTTCCCGTTACATGCAGAGCTTATTAAACACATGAAAACGCATAGGGGAAGAAAGATGTATCCTTGCTCTGACTGTGGAAAGTCATTCAATCGGGAGTCACACCTTAATTTGCATTTGAGAACTCACACGGGAGAGAAGCCCTATTCTTGCACAGAATGTGGAAAATCTTTTAGTCAGAAGTCCCATCTTGGTAGACATCAAAGCGTTCACACAGGAGTGAAACAATACGCTTGTTTTGAGTGTGGGATTCATTTTATTCGTAAGTCTGACCTTGTTCTTCATCAGCGTAGTCACAGCCGGGTGGAGGCTTTCATATGTTCTGACTGCGGGAAATGTTTTACCCACCACTCAGCTCTTCTTCTCCATCAGAAAACTCATATGAGTGAAAACGTCTTGTTCTGAATGGGAAATGTTCTCGAATATTGGGCTGTGTGCGTCTGAACTGGACAATTCAAGATGGAAACTATTCAGCTATAAATATATTGTAATTTGTAATTAAATTTAGTTCTATGCAGTTCCTTTTCATTATTTTGGGTATCCTAGTCCAAATAAGGGAGACAAGAAAAATATACAcggttatatttgtgtgtttttaccAACTAAATTTTGTCCTTTTTTGCGCGCAGCCAAAATAATCCTTTAAACAATTTAAACGTTTAGTATTtatcatttactttaaaaagGAGAGGGGGAAAATATAACAGCATCCATCCTGTTGAatagttactccaagcatcatgatcACTTCATCCACTTGTTTCTCCTTTTGCAATCCTTGCCCCGGCTGTGCCACATGTGAACCGGATTGTGATgaccattttaatatttaatatactttttagaGAAAACTGACCATCGCTTTAAACATTTAATACTAGTCACAGgtggttttcaaagatttttttaatggTGTTATTTTCAAAGAAGTGACAGATccattttaaagggttactctaaccaaacaaacagtattttaataaaacactgtttatgATTAGAGTAAACCCAGCTGGCATGTTTCCCTCCCCCAAGAAAgagtaaaaaagaaagaaaaaaattatcttaaagagacactacagtcaccaaaacaacttaagcataatgaagcagttttggcgtaTAGATAATGTctgtgcagtctcactgctcaattctctgctgtttcggagttaaatccctttgtttaaacggccctagtcacacctctctgcacatgacttacatagccttcctaaacacttcctgtaaagagtcatctaatgtttacaattcctttattgcacagcttgcttattttagaatttcttatctcctgctctgttaataacctgtTAGACCCTGCGGAAGCGTCCTGTATGTGATTAcggtttaatttacagagcaggagaaaagttttaaattaagttacatctgattgaaaatgaaaccgtttttgttcatgcaggctgcgtcagtcacagccaggggaggtgtggctagggctgca
The DNA window shown above is from Pelobates fuscus isolate aPelFus1 chromosome 10, aPelFus1.pri, whole genome shotgun sequence and carries:
- the LOC134574563 gene encoding oocyte zinc finger protein XlCOF22-like, with the translated sequence MRFQSISIMKKYRNQMTERILNLTLEIIYLLTGEDYVIVKKTYERVQQSSSKAGFSRTHSPNMVLPRHSLLIHEMNNDKKILELTNQIIQLLTGEVPIRCEDVTVYFSMEEWEYLEGHKDLYKDVMMENHQTFSLLDISMDRVRTNGLCSFTSPDCFTESKQNNQRHVEPTLFKPSPTTQKTVINATDKEVSYEKGNITDVYKPRGHTQREHSSTVINKESTSDECRTSSAMDIYTVTEHTQTECPSTDVKGDSGSSKARNVANTDIYTPTAHTQMECASTPIKKESASHGSSVCSDGKITHTDRYATREHTEIEYTPINKDSTTHEESNLTDVFLTAEHASIPFVEQSNTMSQKLNVNKDSQVRTYDEFNKTSTTPPQNSSALERIYTNSGYKTFFSIHSDRVKQQGIPIDQKTSEVKEPFLCKACGRGFDEEGLLKLHWITHLGERTFTCSECGEHFPLHAELIKHMKTHRGRKMYPCSDCGKSFNRESHLNLHLRTHTGEKPYSCTECGKSFSQKSHLGRHQSVHTGVKQYACFECGIHFIRKSDLVLHQRSHSRVEAFICSDCGKCFTHHSALLLHQKTHMSENVLF